The stretch of DNA GAAGATACTGTTTATATGCTTGTAAGAGAATTCTATCAATCTGTCAGCCTTCTAGGGCAACAATTGGGGGAAAATGAAAGTGAAGAATAATAAGCTGCTAATGATAATGATAATAATGCTTGTTGCCATAACCCTAGTAGGAGCAGTTGCGGTAATAGTTGTAAAAGAGCTAAATAGCTCTGGAACACAAGAGCCAACGATCGATGAAGTACTAGAATCATCCGTTGATATTCCGCAAATAACAACAAACTTAGCTAGCAATGATTTCGTTCGTATTTCTTTTAAAATTCAAACAGATAGCAAGAATGCGAAAAAGGAATTAGAGAAAAGAGATTTTCAAGTAAAGGATATTATCATTCAAGAATTATCTGAAATGAAAGCTGAAGATATCCAGGGTAAAGAGGGGCAAAATAAGCTAAAAGAAGAATTAAAAGAAGAATTAAATGAGATTATGCAAGAAGGTAAAATAGAACAGGTTTATATTACTGAAAATCTCCTCCAATGATATTACATAACATATTAATTTGCTAAATAAATGGAGGTGAGATTTCATGTCGGGAGAAGTATTATCACAGAATGAAATAGATGCTTTATTGTCTGCATTGTCAACAGGTGAAATGGATGCAGATGAATTAAAGAAAGAACAATTAGAGAAAAAAGTTAAGGTCTATGATTTTAAAAGAGCTTTGCGCTTTTCTAAAGATCAAATTAGAAGCTTAACGCGAATCCATGAAAATTTTGCTCGGTTACTTACAACATTTTTCTCAGCCCAACTAAGAACATATGTACAAATTACTGTTGCATCAGCGGATCAAATTCCATATGAGGAGTTTATTCGGTCGATACCGAAAATGACGATTCTAAATGTGTTTGAGGTACCGCCATTGGATGGAAGAATTCTGTTAGAGGTCAATCCTAATATTGCTTATGCATTGATGGACAGGATGATGGGCGGCAGAGGATCGAGTATTAATAAAATAGATAATCTTACTGAGATTGAAACAAAAATAATGTCAAACACGTTTGAGCGTGCATTTGAAAATTATATGGAAGCATGGAATAATATTGTCGAAATTGAACCACAGCTAATGGATTTTGAAGTGAACCCGCAATTCTTACAAATGGTTACACCTAATGAGACTGTTGTTGTTATTTCATTAAATACAACCATTGGAGAAACAAGTGGAATGATGAATATTTGTATTCCTCATGTTGTTCTCGAGCCAATTATTCCTAAATTATCAGTTCATTATTGGATGCAGTCAGAAAAGAAGGAAAGAAAGCCAGAAGAAATCGGCCGACTAGAAATGCATATTCAGCGAGCTGATGTTCCGATAGTGGGTGAACTTGGAACATCGGAAATTAGTATTCAAGATTTTCTAATGTTAGATATCGGGGATGTTATCGAGTTAAATAAACAAATTGACGAACCTCTCGTTTTAAAAGTTGGCGATATCCCTAAATTTATTGGACAACCAGGGAAAGTGAACAAAAAAATTGCTATACAAGTATTAGATAATGTGAAAGGGGGAGACGACGATGATGAGCGATGATATGCTTTCACAAGATGAAATCGATGCGCTTTTACGTGGAGGGGATGATGAGGAGTTTGAACCTTCGGAAGAAAACTTAAACGTAGAAGATTATCTTTCTCCAATGGAACAAGATGCACTAGGGGAAATTGGAAATATTTCGTTTGGAAGTTCTGCAACGGCATTGTCCACATTACTGAGTCAAAAAGTAGAAATAACAACACCAACTGTTTTAATCATACAAAAAAGTAAATTACCTGAGGAATTTCCTCATCCATATGTAGCGATTCATGTTAGTTACACAGAAGGATTTTCAGGAAGTAATTTATTAGTGATTAAACAATCTGATGCTGCGATTATAGCAGATTTAATGCTCGGTGGGGATGGAAGGAATCCTTCTGACATAATGGGAGAAATTCAGTTAAGTGCTGTTCAAGAAGCGATGAATCAAATGATGGGTTCTGCAGCAACATCCATGTCAACAATATTTAGCAAGAAAGTGGATATCTCTCCACCGTCAATAGATTTATTAGATGTTTCGCTAGGTGAAGGTACTGACAAAATTCCTAGTGATGATATTCTAGCAAAAATATCCTTCCGGTTAAAAATAGGAGATTTAATAGAT from Cytobacillus dafuensis encodes:
- the fliL gene encoding flagellar basal body-associated protein FliL yields the protein MKNNKLLMIMIIMLVAITLVGAVAVIVVKELNSSGTQEPTIDEVLESSVDIPQITTNLASNDFVRISFKIQTDSKNAKKELEKRDFQVKDIIIQELSEMKAEDIQGKEGQNKLKEELKEELNEIMQEGKIEQVYITENLLQ
- the fliM gene encoding flagellar motor switch protein FliM, whose protein sequence is MSGEVLSQNEIDALLSALSTGEMDADELKKEQLEKKVKVYDFKRALRFSKDQIRSLTRIHENFARLLTTFFSAQLRTYVQITVASADQIPYEEFIRSIPKMTILNVFEVPPLDGRILLEVNPNIAYALMDRMMGGRGSSINKIDNLTEIETKIMSNTFERAFENYMEAWNNIVEIEPQLMDFEVNPQFLQMVTPNETVVVISLNTTIGETSGMMNICIPHVVLEPIIPKLSVHYWMQSEKKERKPEEIGRLEMHIQRADVPIVGELGTSEISIQDFLMLDIGDVIELNKQIDEPLVLKVGDIPKFIGQPGKVNKKIAIQVLDNVKGGDDDDER